One part of the Loxodonta africana isolate mLoxAfr1 chromosome 13, mLoxAfr1.hap2, whole genome shotgun sequence genome encodes these proteins:
- the ZNF774 gene encoding zinc finger protein 774 translates to MMWLGTSGKNGLPGRCLENPLQGCHPTHLEEWALQGVSRPSIISQLEQKEESWVLQLQNFEEREILRESHTDFENQVTKLNQNISKTAEQCGTSSEWANKNISRTLSWGRNWERGLELEGQHGTLPGEGQQEPFSQERVLNKLMDGYVGKKPVCAECGKSFNQSSYLIRHLRTHTGERPYKCIECGKGFKQSSDLVTHRRTHTGEKPYKCNGCEKKFSDSSTLIKHQRTHTGERPYECPECGKTFGRKPHLIMHQRTHTGEKPYTCLECHKSFSRSSNFITHQRTHTGVKPYRCNDCGESFSQSSDLIKHQRTHTGERPFKCPECGKGFRDSSHFVAHMSTHSGERPFSCPDCHKSFSQSSHLVTHQRTHTGERPFKCKDCGKGFTDSSALIKHQRIHTGERPYKCGECGKSFNQSSHFITHQRIHLGDRPYQCPECGKTFNQRSHFLTHQRTHTGEKPFRCSKCDKNFRQKAHLLCHQNTHLI, encoded by the exons ATGATGTGGCTGGGGACTTCAGGGAAGAATGGGTTACCTGGACGCTGCTTAGAGAATCCTCTCCAGGGATGCCACCCAACACATTTAGAAGAATGGGCTCTCCAAGG AGTTTCTAGACCAAGTATAATCTCTCAGCTGGAGCAGAAAGAAGAGTCATGGGTCCTACAACTCCAAAATTTTGAGGAGAGGGAGATCCTAAGGGAAAGTCACACAG ACTTCGAGAATCAGGTGACAAAACTCAATCAGAACATTTCCAAAACAGCAGAACAATGTGGAACATCCTCAGAATGGGCCAATAAAAATATTTCTCGTACTCTTAGTTGGGGAAGAAACTGGGAGAGGGGCCTTGAATTAGAAGGACAACATGGAACCCTTCCAGGAGAGGGCCAGCAGGAACCCTTTTCACAGGAGAGGGTTTTAAATAAGCTCATGGATGGATATGTAGGAAAGAAGCCTGTGTGTGCAGAATGTGGAAAAAGCTTTAACCAGAGTTCCTATCTCATAAGACACCTAAGAACCCATACTGGCGAGAGGCCTTATAAATGCATCGAATGTGGGAAAGGCTTCAAACAGAGTTCAGACCTTGTCACCCACCGCAGAACACACACAGGGGAGAAACCTTACAAATGCAATGGGTGTGAGAAAAAATTCAGTGACAGCTCAACACTCATCAAGCATCAGAGAACCCATACAGGTGAGAGACCTTATGAGTGCCCAGAGTGTGGAAAGACTTTTGGACGGAAGCCACACCTCATAATGCACCAAAGAACTCACACAGGAGAGAAGCCCTACACATGCCTTGAATGTCATAAGAGCTTTAGTAGGAGCTCAAATTTCATCACCCACCAGAGGACCCACACAGGAGTGAAGCCTTACAGGTGTAATGACTGCGGGGAGAGTTTTAGCCAGAGCTCGGATCTGATTAAGCATCAACGAACCCACACAGGAGAACGGCCCTTTAAATGCCCAGAGTGCGGGAAGGGCTTTAGAGATAGTTCTCATTTTGTGGCTCATATGAGTACTcactcaggagaaaggcctttCAGTTGTCCTGACTGCCACAAAAGTTTCAGTCAGAGCTCACATCTGGTCACACACCAGAGAACACACACAGGTGAGCGACCTTTTAAATGCAAAGACTGTGGGAAAGGATTCACGGACAGCTCTGCCCTCATTAAGCACCAACGAATCCACACAGGAGAGAGACCCTATAAATGTGGTGAGTGTGGGAAGAGCTTCAACCAGAGTTCCCACTTCATTACTCACCAACGAATCCACTTAGGAGACAGACCTTATCAATGTCCTGAATGTGGCAAAACCTTTAATCAGCGCTCCCATTTTCTCACACACCAGAGAACACATACCGGAGAAAAACCCTTTCGTTGTAGTAAATGTGACAAGAACTTCCGTCAGAAAGCACATCTTTTATGCCATCAAAACACCcatttaatttag